The nucleotide window TCCTGAATACGGGCGACCGGAAACGCGTGGTCCTGGACTTCAAGTGGGTCGACGGTATCGTGATCGGCGGCGAGGCCTCCAAACTGACGAAGGATGGAGACGCTGCGCCGAACGACCGCTTCAACTACCGCGCAGCTTGGGGCGACTGAACTCAAGGATTCTCTGGCGAGGAGACGGTAATGAATCGAGGGATGGTCGGCTCCACATTCGCGGCGCTCGCCGTTGCGTTGGTCTGCGGTTCTCCCGCCCTGCTCGGCGAGGAACCCGCGAAGAAGGCCCAGCCGAATGTCTTGTTCATCGCCGTGGATGACCTGCGGCCGGAATTCGGGGCGTACGGCCAGTCGTACGTGAAGACGCCGAACATCGACCGCCTCGCGTCCCGAGGCGTGACCTTCGATCGAGCCTACTGCCAGCAGGCGGTCTGTTCGCCTTCGCGGTCGAGCTTGCTGACCGGGATGCGGCCGGACTCGACGAAGGTCTACGACCTCGTCACCCACTTCCGCGTCGCTCTCCCTGAGGCGGTGACGCTGCCTCAGTTCTTCAAGGAGAACGGCTATTTCGTCCGCGGCATGGGAAAGCTCTACCACCCGGGATACGACGATCCGAAGTCGTGGTCGGTCCCCTGGGAAACCGAGCAGGCCGTCGGCTACGCGCTTGAGGAAAACCGGAAGGCGCGTCAGGAGAGCGTCGCCGCGGCGAAGGCCGCGGGCAAGACGGCCAAGGCCGCCAATCAGGCCGGGCGCGGTCCGGCTTACGAAGGGGCCGACGTCTCGGACGAGACCTTCCTCGACGGCAAGATCGCACTGAAGGCGGTCAAGGCGCTTCAAGAGCAGGCGGATCGGCTGAAGACGGACGACGCCCGGCCGTTCTTCCTGGGGGTCGGCTTCGCCCGCCCACACCTGCCTTTCGTCTCTCCCAAGAAGTACTGGGATCTGTACGACGCTTCGACGATCACGCTGGCTCCGAATCCTTTCCGCCAGGAAGGCGCTCCGGAATACGCCGTGCTCGACAGCGGCGAGCTTCGAAACTATTACGGGATCCCGAAAAAGGGGCCGGTGCCCGACGACCTCGCCCGCACCCTCAAGCATGGCTATTACGCGTCGATCAGCTACATGGACGCCCAGGTCGGCAAGGTTCTCGACGAGTTGGATCGTCTCGGTCTGCGCGAGAAGACCATCGTCGTCTTCTGGGGAGACCACGGCTGGAAGCTGGGCGAGCACGCCGCCTGGTGCAAGCACTCCAACGTCGAGCTGGATACGCGCGTCCCCCTGATCGTCGCGGCCCCAGGCGTTGCTCCGGCCGGCGCTCACTCGAAAGGCCTCGTGGAGTTCGTCGACATCTATCCGACGCTCGCGGATCTCGCCGGTCTGACCCCGCCGAAGGAACTCGAAGGGGCCAGCTTCGCCCCCCTGCTCCGCTCGCCCGACCGGGCATGGAAGTCGGCCGCCTTCAGCCAGTATCCCCGTGGCCCTCAGAAGTTGATGGGTTACACGCTGCACACGGATCGCTACCGGTTGACCGAGTGGGTCGCTCAGGCGAACCACGCGAAGGTGGAGGCCGTGGAACTCTACGACCTCCAGACCGACCCGCAAGAAAACCACAACATCGCCGCCGACCCGGCGCAGGCTGAGACCTTGGCGAAGCTCACCGCCCAACTTCGGGCCGGCTGGCGATCGGCTGTCCCGGCCGTTGAGGTCAATCGCTGATCGGGTCCGTCGACCTCAGACGCGGGTCTGGCCGACGGCGACAAAACATCGCGTCAAACATGGGGCCATGACGGAACGCTGGTTCGTCGTGGCCTCTCTCATTGCACGTTGGGAAAGTGCCGCAAAGCGTCGCTCCGGTCTGGATCGGACGACGTAAGATTACTGAGGCGGCCGGGCCGGACCGTGGCGTCCGGGGTCTTGACGGGCGATGAATGATGCGCCAGACGTCCTATGAAGGGATCGGCGGCGCTTCAGACGCCGGCTCCGTCGCGATTGACGGATTCGGCGGCTCCGTTGTAAGATTCAGTATTGCAAAGACTTGTGCAACGTGTCATTCGCACGGGGATCATGCGGCAATGGAAGTGCTGACCGAGCTTTGGGATAAGACGACCGACGCGCTCTCCGCCCTGTCCGAGGGGGTGTCGGAAGGGCTCGTCCGGATCTTCGGCAGCTCGAACGAGCGACGCATCCGGCAGATGCGGCCGATCGTGGCTCGGATCAATGAGCTGGAACCCTCGTTTCAGACGCTCTCCGACGACGAGCTGAAAGCGCGGACCGAGGAGTTCCGCCGCCGCCGCGCCGCCGGCGAAACGCTGGACGAGCTGCTGCCCGAGGCGTTCGCCGCCTGCCGCGAGGCTGGCCGCCGCTACATGAACATGCGGCATTTCGACGTCCAGTTGATGGGCGGCATGGTGCTGCACGGCGGCAACATCGCCGAAATGGTCACCGGCGAAGGCAAGACGCTGGTCGCCACCCTGGCCGCCTACCTGAACGCACTCGACGGCAAGGGCGTCCACGTCGTCACGGTCAACGATTACCTGGCCCGTCGCGACGCCGAGTGGATGAGCCCGCTCTATCAGGGCCTGGGCATGTCCGTGGGCGCGATCCAGTCCGAAATGGACTCGGCCGAGCGCAAAGAGATCTATTCGCGCGACATCACCTACGGCACCAACAACGAGTTCGGCTTCGACTACCTCCGCGACAACATGAAGCCGACCGCGGAGTTGCAGTGCCAGGGCGTGCTCCACTACGCCGTCATCGACGAGGTCGACAGCATTCTGATCGACGAGGCCCGGACCCCGCTCATCATCTCGGGCCCGGCCTTCGACGACGTCCGCAAGTACGCCGAGGCCGACCGCATCGCCCGGCTGCTGAAGCGGGACTTCCACTTCGAGGTCAAGGAAAAGGAGCGGACCTGCCACCTGAACGACGCCGGCATCCGCGAGGCTGAGAAGATCGCCGGTCTGGAGAGCTTCTACACGCCCGGCAACATGGAGTGGCCTCACCTCATCGACAACGCCCTGAAGGCGCACCACCTCTATCGTCGGGACCGCGACTACGTCGTCCAGCAGAACGGCGAGGTCGTCATCGTCGACGAGTTCACGGGGCGCCTCATGGTCGGCCGCCAGTGGTCGGACGGCCTCCACCAGGCCGTCGAGGCCAAGGAACGGGTCCGGATCAAGGAAGAGAACCAGACCCTCGCCACGATCACCCTGCAGAACTTCTTCAAGCTCTACAAGAAGCTCTCGGGCATGACGGGCACCGCCATGACCGAGGCGAACGAGTTCTACAAGGTCTACGGGCTCGACGTCGTCGCCATCCCGACCAACCGCGGCCTGAGCCGCGTCAACTACCCGGACGTGATCTTTCGATTCGAGCGCGAGAAGAACAAGGCGCTCGTCGACGAGATCAAGGAAGTCCACGCCACGGGCCGCCCGATCCTCGTCGGCACGGTCTCGATCGAGAAGTCGGAGGAGTTGTCCGACTTCCTCAAGCGGTACGGGATCCCCCACGAGGTCCTCAACGCCAAGCACCACGAGCGCGAGGCCGAGATCGTCGCTCAGGCCGGTCGCCGCGGCGCCGTGACGATCGCCACCAACATGGCCGGCCGCGGCACCGACATTATCCTGGGCGGCAACCCCGAATTCATGGCCTGGTTCGACCTCAAGCGCGAGACGAACGAGGACGGCCGGCTCGTCTACGAGACGCGGCTCGACGTTCCTCACGACGTCTGGCACAGGGCCGTCGAGAAGTATGAGGCCGAGATGAAGTCCGAGGGCCGCGAGATCGCCGCTCTCGGAGGCCTGCACATCATCGGCACCGAGCGTCACGAGAGCCGCCGGATCGACAACCAACTCCGCGGCCGCTCCGGCCGTCAGGGCGACCCCGGCTCGTCGCGGTTCTTCCTGGCTCTCGACGACGACCTGATGCGGAAGTTCGCCGGCGAGTGGGTCTCCGCCGTTCTCACCCGGCTGGGCATGCAGGAAGGCGAGGCCATCGAAAGCAAGATGGTCAGCCGCCGCATCGAAGGCGCCCAGAAGAAGGTCGAGGAACGCAACTTCGACATCCGCAAGAACCTCCTCGAATACGACGAGGTCATGGACGAGCAGCGCAAACGCGTCTACTCGTTCCGCCAGGCTCTGCTGGAGGGGTCCTCCCCCAAGCAGCGGATCCTGGAGATGATCGACGGCCAGGTCGACGATGCCGTCGGCCGATTCCTGGCCGACGATTACGGCCAGGCCAGCTTCGCCGAGTGGGTCTCCCAGCGCCTCGGCGTGGACATGACGGCCCGCGACTTCCGGGGCGTCGATTTCGACGACGCCGGCGAGATCGTCCGACGTCGCGGCGAACGCCAGCTCTTCGAGTCGATCCGCGAGGCCATCGAGGAGAACCTCTCCCCCGACGCCGAGCCCGCCGACTGGACCTGGGGCGCCCTGGCGAACTGGGCCAACAACCGATACGGCCTCGACATCAAGGAAAAGGAACTCCGGAAGTTCGAGCACCGCGACGGCGAAGACGTCGACGTCGAGCGCCCCGAGCTTGAAGAGTTCATCCACGAACGGGCCAAAGCCTCGATCGACAAGCTCGACCTGAGCCCCGCCAAGGAGCTGCTGGCGCCGGACTGGGGCCGCCGCACCCTGGCGGACTGGGCCCACCACAAGTTCGGCATCACGGCGGACGCCGCGAGCTGGAAGGGCCTGGACCGCAATCAGATCGCCCGCGATCTCAAGAAGACGGCCCGCGAGGTCTACGTCACGAAGGAGGCGGAGCTTCCCGTCCGAATCGCGGCCACGCGGTTCCTCGGCGATCGCTCCCACGCCGCCTCGCAGACGCCCCGATACGACCGCGAAGGTCTGGCCGCCTGGGCCTCGGAGCGGTTCCACAGCGTCGTCGACGCGTCTGACATCCAGACGATGCTTCGGCCCGAGATGGAAGCGTTCCTGATCGACCTGGCCCGCAAGAAGTACGAGGGGGCGAAGCTCTCCGAGGAGCTGACGACCCGCCTGGACGCCGTCTTTCCGAAGTCGGCCTCTCGCGATAAGCACCCCATCGCAACCGACTCAAAGGCCATCGCCGGGCTGCTGGATTGGGCCCGCAAGGCGATCGGTTACTCGGGGACGGACGAGGAATTCGCGGCGCTTTCTCCCGAGGACGCCCGCGAGACCCTCGTCGCCGCGCTCGACGCCAAGATTCGGCCCGAGATGCGGGAGATGGAGAAGGTTCTGCTTCTCCAGATCCTGGACGCGAGCTGGATGGAACACCTTCGGGCGATGGACCACCTGCGGAGCTCGATCGGGCTGCAAGGGTACGCCCAGATCGATCCCAAGGTCGAGTTCAAGCGCGAGGGTATGCGGATCTTCGGCGAGATGTGGAACGGCATCGCCGACCGCGTCACCGACCTGATCTTCCGCGTCGAGCAGTTCGACCCCGAGTTCCTCTCGTACCTCGGCTCGCGCTGGAAGCTGGAGCGAGCCCAGACGATCCACGGCGCGGAGGCTGCAGCCTCATCGCTGGCCGCCACGCCCTCGCTCGACGCCGGCGACGGCGTCCGACAGGCTCAGGACGACGCCATCGAGGCCTCTCAGACCTCCGACAAGCGGAAGGAACCCGTCCGCAACGTTGGAAAAAAGGTCGGTCGGAACGACCCTTGCCCCTGCGGGTCTGGAAAAAAATTCAAAGCCTGCTGCATGCGGAAGGAGTCGTCGGTCGATACATTCTGATCGACCCGCGAACTTGTTGCAGTCGGGTGAATTCCACCGTGACGCGAACCTTCGCGTCACGGGAAATGGATCACTAGCCGTCTGGAACCAAGCTCTTAGGACGAATCAGCGGGCATCCAGGTTCGCTGATTCGGCCGCTTCGTCGCAACCCGCAAGGTCAACGTGCCTCGGTCTACGTTTCCGGCGACACACGGGAAACGAATGAGCTGGGCACGCTGATTGCTCTAGGAGCATGCGTCTCGTCGAGAGGACCCCTTGCTCTCTATCGGGAAAGGATTCCCCGGGATGCCGCTGGTCTTGAACGCGATCTACGTTGCGATGCTGGTTCTGCTCTCGCCCGTGCTTGGCTATCGAATGATCCGCTCGGGCAAGTATCGCGACGGGCTCTGGGAGAAGTTCGCGGGAGACGCCCCGAACCGGATCGGCGACGGCCCCTGTCTGTGGTTCCACGCCGTGAGCGTGGGCGAGGTTCTGCTGCTCCGTCCGCTGGTCCGTGAGATGGCCCGGCGGCGGCCGAACTGGCAGGTGGTGATCTCGACGACGACCCCCACCGGCCTGGCGGTCGCACGACGGACCTTCCCGGAGCTGATCACCTTCTACGCGCCGCTCGACTTCAGTTGGGCCACTCAACGCGCCGTTGGGCGGATTCGTCCCACCGTGCTGGCTCTCGTCGAGTTGGAAGTGTGGCCCAACCTGATTCGCTCCGCCAAACGGGCGGGGGCGAAGGTGGCGATCATCAACGCCCGGCTCAGCGAACGGAGCCATCGGGGCTACCGGCGAATTCGCGGCCCGCTCGGCCCGACGCTGCACCGAATCGACGCCGTGGCCGCCCAGGACGAGGATTACGCCCGTCGGTTCGTTGATCTCGGCATTCCCGCCGAACGGGTCAGCGTCACCGGATCGGTGAAATACGACGGCCTGGAGAGCGATCGCAACAACGCCCGTACCCGGGAGTTGCGCTCGGAGTTGGGGCTGTCGACCGCCGACCTCGTCTTTGTGGCCGGCAGTACGATGGAAGGAGAGGAGGCGGCTGCGCTCGAGGCTTATCGAGCGGCCAAGAAGGATCATCCTCGCCTTCGCCTGATTCTCGTCCCGCGTCATGCCGAGCGGTTCGACGAGGTCGCCCGCTGGCTGGAGACGGGGGGAGAACAGGTCGTCCGCCGCAGCGAAGGGCGGGTCGAGCCTTCGTCGCCTGGTCTCAACGCTCCGGTGGTTCTGATCGACACGATCGGCGAGTTAGGAGCCGTCTGGGGCCTGGCCGACGTCGCCTTCGTGGGCGGGAGCCTGCTGCCGGGCCGCGGGGGCCAGAACATGATGGAGCCGGCCGCCTATGGGGCGTCGGTGATGTTCGGTCCGCATACCGCCAATTTTCGCGAGACGGTCGCGCAACTCCTGGCCAGGAACGCGGCTCGGCGTGTGGCGGGGCCCCGTGAACTGGCGCTCCATCTCTGTGAGGACCTCGACGAACCGGAGGCTGCGGCGGCTCGCGGCGAGGCGGGGCGTCGGTTCGTTCTGGCCCAGCATGGGGCCTCGGGACGGACGCTCGTCGAACTGGATCGACTGGTGGAATCGTCGTACGCCCAAAAGTCGGCTTGATCGGTTTTTTTGTTTCGCGATAGTCTGCACTTGATATCGTGGACCCGGGACCGAGAGATCGCCGTGGGCTCTCCTCTCCTGGGCACGGGCCTGGATTCCCGCACGGCGGACCGAGACAGAGATAGGATGGAGCTGAGATGAGCGAGCCCGAATCCTCCCAGCAGCCGGTCACGACCGAGGTCATCGTCGACGATTCCTCGACGGTCCCCTCGTACTCGAACTTCTGCCGCGTGACGGCCACTCCCGAGGAGGTGATCCTCGATTTCGGCCTCAACCCGCAGCCGTTCGCCCAGGGTCGTCAGGACGTGAAGGCGAACCAGCGGCTGGTCATGAACTTCTACACCGCCAAGCGGCTCCTCACCGCGCTGGGGATGACCATCCAGCGGCACGAAGGGACCTTCGGCCAGATCGAGCTGGACGTTCGCCGTCGCGCTCACATTCCGCAGCCGGGCGCGCCGACCGGCCCGAAGGGCGTCGTCGAGTAAGCCGCTCTTCGCATCCGCCTTGCTGAGAAACCACGCCACGAGGCCGCGGCCGGGGAACCACCCCGCCGCGGCCTCGTTTGTTTCCCCTCGCCGCGGCATTTCTCCTCCTCACGTCGAATTTGTCGATAATTCGGCTTGCATCGTTCCTTTCGCTGATCGAGGTCGCCCTCTGCGGCCGATGCTGATGGTAAGAAAAGATCCGCGTGCGCCGGTTGCAGCCCGGGGTCGGGTCTTGCCGGATGTTTCGGCTCATCATCAAACGCCGGGTGCGCCGATACTGAGGACCGCCGGGTGTCTCGGCCTCGGTTCAGGACGGACGAGTCCAGCGTTAGGAGATAATGGAATGTCTCAGCCATCCCGACCGCGGGCGCAGAGCCCAGCGCAGCGGCGAAACCGCACCATCAAGCTTGAGGGAGCCACCCCGCTTGAAGCACGTCCCCTGATGGCTCCCGTCGTCCCAGTCTACCCGCTTGAAGCCACCTTCACTGCGGCGACGACCCCGACGAACTCGTTCCTGGGTACAGTGGTGGTCGACTCGAACACCACCGCGACCACCCTCAGCAGCCCAGCGCCGATCACCTCGGTGGCCGAGCTGACGCCGCTGTCGTCGTTCGGCGGCGACATGGTCAAGGTCGAGGCTGGGCCGGGCGGAGTCTTCGGCAACGGACTCTACGCGATCTCGCGAGGGGCCGGGGGCAACACGAACGCCGTCAACAGGCCGGGGGTCATCTACCGGGTCGACCCCGCCACGGGCAAGGCCAGCGTGTTCTTCGACCTGAACACGGTGATGAACCAGCTCGATCCCACCAACGCCCTGAACCGGGACGGCTCCAATCCTGCCGCCGCCTCGCTAGGCGGCGCCACGACCGGCGGGACCGACACGACGGGCTACGCCAACTGGTACGACATCACCTTCGACCGGGAAGGCGTCATCGACGGCACGCCCTCCATGTTGGTCTCGGTGGCGGACCGGAACGACCCGGCGAAGAACGCGGTCTACCGGATCAGCGCCGACGGCACCTTCCTGGGCGCCTACGTGACCCTGACCGACGGCCAGGCGGCGACCAAGTTCAACATCAACCCGACGGCCATTGTCGTCCCCAGCGCGGAGATGCAGAACACGATCCGAGGGCTGGTGGCCGGCAGCGGCATCAGCTCGACCGGCGGAACTCTGGCGGCTCTGTACTTCAACTCGAACGAGTACTCGTCAGGTCAGGTGATCTCGAACGCTTCCAGCCTCCCCAAGGGGGTGTCGGAGACCGGCCTGAGCGCCGGGACGATCGCGGGCATCACCCAGGCGAACATCGACTACTTCTCGCCGCTCTACTCGATCTTCACCGACTTCGGCACCCCGTCCGGCGGCGGAATCGTCGCCACGCCCGGAGTCAGCGGCGTCCAGGGCTCGAACGGCGAACTGCTGATCGCCGGCCCGGCCAGCTACGATCCGACCACCGATACACTGGTCCCCGACTACACGTCGTTCCTCACGACCCCCTTCCGGCGGTTTGAGGACATTGCATTCGACCAGTACAGCTACTTCGCGCAGGCGGTCCCCCTGACCGCGACGGCGGCCACGACCGGCGCGAGCTCGACGACGTATACGGTCTCCGGTACGGCCACCTACGCCGGCAACCTGTTCGTCAGCGACCTGGCGACCGGATTGTACGTCACGGTGACCTCGGTGGCCGAGGGCGACATCCCCGCCGGCGTGTCCGTGAACGTGCCCGTCCAGGGCAGCGGCGTGATCGGCATCCAGAAGGCCGACCCGTCCCAGCCTTACAACGCCGTCACGAATCCCCTGGTGCCGATCGTTACGAACGGCAACACCACCGGCGGCTCCAACATCGGCGGCCGAATCGTCCGGATCACCCCGGATGGCCTCATGACGACGTTCGCCCAGGGGTTCGACACCTCGGGAGCGCAGGACTACACCAGCTTCCTCGATTCCGAGTTGAGCATCACGTTCTCTGCGGACGGCACCGTGCTGTACGCCTCGGACGGCGACGGCATCTGGCAGTTCAAGACGACCTCCAGCCTCGCCGGGTCGACCTCCGGCACGATCGTCGGCCTGAACGACCTGCGGACCTTGGGCGTTCCCTACGACGGCCAGGGGAGCGCCGTAGCGGTTATCGACACCGGCGTCGACTCCCTCTCGTCTCCGTTCCGCGGTCGCGTCGCGAACGGCACGAACGTCTATAACAATGGAACCGGCACCCAGGACCTCGCCTCGGGGCCGCTCACGACGACCGGGAACAATAACAACAACAATGGAGGCAACACCGGAGGTAACACTGGCACCACCGGCGGTTCCACCAACCTGGCTAACACGTTCGACGGTCACGGAACGCCCGTCGCGGGCGTGGTGGCGCAGTTCGTCCCGCAGTCGACGATCGATCCTGTCTCGATCTTCTCGCCGTGGTTCGGGTCGGTCAGCTTCACGCAGACGGGAAGTACCAACAACGGCGGCAACAATAACGGCGGCGGCAACAATAACAACAATAACAACACGACCCTCTCGGCGACGGCCAACGCACTGACCTCGACCAATGCGGTCTACCAGGGGCTGGCTTACGTCGCGTCGCACCCGTACGTGAACGACCCGGTGCGGTCGGGCCAGGTCTCGCGCGTCATCGCCTCGACCCTGGCGTTCGGTACGACCCAGACGTGGACCAGCGAGGCGCAGGCGTATCGCAACTATCCGCAAATCGTCATCGCCTTGAAGCTGCAGCTCAAGAAGTTCCGCTCGCTGGGCATCGCCCCGATCGCGGCCGCCGGCCAGTTCGGCTCGCCTCTCGGCCTGACTTCGGGCGGCACGACCGGTAATACCGGCGGCGGCAACACCGGCGGCACGACCACCTCGAATGGCACCGGATTGTTCCGCAGCAATGCGGACAGCGCAGACATCGGCGACAACAACGGCATGTCGATGCCGGCGATCCTGAACGAGACGCTCTCGGTCACCGGCACCTATCCGTTCCCCTACACGACGGACGCGACGACCACCCCGTTGAATACTCCGACGGGTGTGATTCCGTACAATCAAGGGCCGGTCCTGGTCTTCCAGAACTCCTTGACGATCGGCGGAGGGTCGACGGACAGCAACGTTACCTCCGGCATCAGCGCCGGGACGAATAACACCAACGTCGCCGCAAACGTCACCGCCTTTGCCAACTCCGACTTCAACATCTGGGCCGACCGGATCCCCGGCTCTGTCAACAGAGGTATCACGACGGACTTCGCCGCTCCGTCGATCGACGTCCCGACGTTCCGTCGTCGATTGGACACCACGACGATCTCGGGCACGACGAC belongs to Paludisphaera rhizosphaerae and includes:
- a CDS encoding sulfatase; translation: MNRGMVGSTFAALAVALVCGSPALLGEEPAKKAQPNVLFIAVDDLRPEFGAYGQSYVKTPNIDRLASRGVTFDRAYCQQAVCSPSRSSLLTGMRPDSTKVYDLVTHFRVALPEAVTLPQFFKENGYFVRGMGKLYHPGYDDPKSWSVPWETEQAVGYALEENRKARQESVAAAKAAGKTAKAANQAGRGPAYEGADVSDETFLDGKIALKAVKALQEQADRLKTDDARPFFLGVGFARPHLPFVSPKKYWDLYDASTITLAPNPFRQEGAPEYAVLDSGELRNYYGIPKKGPVPDDLARTLKHGYYASISYMDAQVGKVLDELDRLGLREKTIVVFWGDHGWKLGEHAAWCKHSNVELDTRVPLIVAAPGVAPAGAHSKGLVEFVDIYPTLADLAGLTPPKELEGASFAPLLRSPDRAWKSAAFSQYPRGPQKLMGYTLHTDRYRLTEWVAQANHAKVEAVELYDLQTDPQENHNIAADPAQAETLAKLTAQLRAGWRSAVPAVEVNR
- a CDS encoding SEC-C metal-binding domain-containing protein, with the translated sequence MEAFLIDLARKKYEGAKLSEELTTRLDAVFPKSASRDKHPIATDSKAIAGLLDWARKAIGYSGTDEEFAALSPEDARETLVAALDAKIRPEMREMEKVLLLQILDASWMEHLRAMDHLRSSIGLQGYAQIDPKVEFKREGMRIFGEMWNGIADRVTDLIFRVEQFDPEFLSYLGSRWKLERAQTIHGAEAAASSLAATPSLDAGDGVRQAQDDAIEASQTSDKRKEPVRNVGKKVGRNDPCPCGSGKKFKACCMRKESSVDTF
- a CDS encoding 3-deoxy-D-manno-octulosonic acid transferase, giving the protein MPLVLNAIYVAMLVLLSPVLGYRMIRSGKYRDGLWEKFAGDAPNRIGDGPCLWFHAVSVGEVLLLRPLVREMARRRPNWQVVISTTTPTGLAVARRTFPELITFYAPLDFSWATQRAVGRIRPTVLALVELEVWPNLIRSAKRAGAKVAIINARLSERSHRGYRRIRGPLGPTLHRIDAVAAQDEDYARRFVDLGIPAERVSVTGSVKYDGLESDRNNARTRELRSELGLSTADLVFVAGSTMEGEEAAALEAYRAAKKDHPRLRLILVPRHAERFDEVARWLETGGEQVVRRSEGRVEPSSPGLNAPVVLIDTIGELGAVWGLADVAFVGGSLLPGRGGQNMMEPAAYGASVMFGPHTANFRETVAQLLARNAARRVAGPRELALHLCEDLDEPEAAAARGEAGRRFVLAQHGASGRTLVELDRLVESSYAQKSA
- a CDS encoding DUF3467 domain-containing protein gives rise to the protein MSEPESSQQPVTTEVIVDDSSTVPSYSNFCRVTATPEEVILDFGLNPQPFAQGRQDVKANQRLVMNFYTAKRLLTALGMTIQRHEGTFGQIELDVRRRAHIPQPGAPTGPKGVVE